A single region of the Candidatus Parcubacteria bacterium genome encodes:
- a CDS encoding DUF305 domain-containing protein → MMPSGEMMSQNIDQHFITQMIPHHEGAIEMAKVALERSKRPEMLSLAKGIIEAQEKEIVDMSTWHQAWFGSAPSDGGMGGMHMDGMTGDLDKLKALSGTDFDKEFIRQMIPHHEMAVMMAQMLQASTERAEMKQLADNIITSQTREIEMMRSWAKVW, encoded by the coding sequence ATGATGCCGTCAGGGGAGATGATGAGTCAGAATATCGATCAGCATTTCATCACGCAGATGATTCCGCATCATGAGGGAGCGATAGAGATGGCCAAGGTAGCACTCGAGCGCTCCAAGCGTCCTGAAATGCTCTCGCTAGCCAAAGGCATTATCGAAGCCCAAGAGAAAGAAATCGTGGATATGAGCACCTGGCACCAGGCGTGGTTTGGCTCGGCGCCCTCAGATGGCGGGATGGGAGGAATGCATATGGATGGTATGACGGGGGACTTGGACAAGCTCAAAGCACTATCGGGGACGGATTTTGACAAAGAGTTCATTCGGCAAATGATCCCGCACCACGAGATGGCGGTGATGATGGCACAGATGCTCCAGGCTTCGACCGAGCGGGCTGAAATGAAGCAGCTGGCGGATAACATCATCACTTCCCAGACCAGGGAGATAGAAATGATGAGGAGCTGGGCCAAGGTTTGGTAA